A section of the Rummeliibacillus pycnus genome encodes:
- a CDS encoding DeoR family transcriptional regulator — translation MKPTTDRMLNRIKDVYMYIHSNGIVTTQDLVDEFGITPRTIQRDLNVLAFNDLVESPSRGKWTTTRKKVKMTS, via the coding sequence ATGAAACCAACCACTGATCGGATGCTCAATCGAATTAAAGATGTGTATATGTACATTCATAGTAATGGGATTGTGACTACGCAAGATTTAGTCGATGAATTCGGCATCACTCCTCGCACCATTCAAAGAGATTTGAATGTGTTAGCCTTTAACGATTTGGTAGAAAGTCCAAGTCGGGGCAAATGGACAACGACGCGTAAGAAAGTGAAAATGACATCTTAG